One stretch of Ictalurus punctatus breed USDA103 chromosome 5, Coco_2.0, whole genome shotgun sequence DNA includes these proteins:
- the si:dkey-20d21.12 gene encoding uncharacterized protein si:dkey-20d21.12 isoform X1, whose amino-acid sequence MCNLISLADGLFVSLHRGLGLSSQCLMRMHSQGVSVRSPPSPSSAFVPISDKDMTEIELHSVDSISDLHRTHPEQHSKGVRPPRPQPPSINGNLQMIDRPVVCQTGYRMRRSHLSQLSDMWTSSKWRYSLTCVAVMLILLTVILIFIVLVQQSRTLHRLAEALSQRQEATDETSIIFQELQALRRNLTALKIRQ is encoded by the exons GTCTGGGTCTTTCTTCACAGTGTTTGATGAGGATGCACTCCCAAG GAGTGTCGGTCAGGTCTCCTCCGTCTCCTTCTTCAGCATTTGTACCTATCAGTGATAAAGACATGACTGAGATTGAACTGCACTCTGTGGACTCCATCAGTGACCTGCACCGCACACACCCTGAACAGCACAGCAAAG GTGTCCGACCTCCACGTCCACAACCTCCATCCATCAATGGGAACCTTCAAATGATTGACAGGCCAGTCGTCTGTCAAACAGGGTATCGAATGAGAAGGTCCCATTTGAGTCAACTCAGCGATATGTGGACTTCCTCTAAGTGGCGCTACTCTTTGACATGTGTGGCTGTAATGCTGATCCTCCTCACAGTCATTCTCATCTTTATCGTCTTAG TCCAGCAGAGCAGAACTCTACACAGGCTGGCTGAGGCATTGAGTCAAAGGCAAGAAGCAACAGACGAAACGTCTATCATCTTTCAGGAACTCCAGGCTCTGCGCAGAAACCTGACTGCACTGAAGATCAGACAATAA
- the si:dkey-20d21.12 gene encoding uncharacterized protein si:dkey-20d21.12 isoform X2, translated as MRMHSQGVSVRSPPSPSSAFVPISDKDMTEIELHSVDSISDLHRTHPEQHSKGVRPPRPQPPSINGNLQMIDRPVVCQTGYRMRRSHLSQLSDMWTSSKWRYSLTCVAVMLILLTVILIFIVLVQQSRTLHRLAEALSQRQEATDETSIIFQELQALRRNLTALKIRQ; from the exons ATGAGGATGCACTCCCAAG GAGTGTCGGTCAGGTCTCCTCCGTCTCCTTCTTCAGCATTTGTACCTATCAGTGATAAAGACATGACTGAGATTGAACTGCACTCTGTGGACTCCATCAGTGACCTGCACCGCACACACCCTGAACAGCACAGCAAAG GTGTCCGACCTCCACGTCCACAACCTCCATCCATCAATGGGAACCTTCAAATGATTGACAGGCCAGTCGTCTGTCAAACAGGGTATCGAATGAGAAGGTCCCATTTGAGTCAACTCAGCGATATGTGGACTTCCTCTAAGTGGCGCTACTCTTTGACATGTGTGGCTGTAATGCTGATCCTCCTCACAGTCATTCTCATCTTTATCGTCTTAG TCCAGCAGAGCAGAACTCTACACAGGCTGGCTGAGGCATTGAGTCAAAGGCAAGAAGCAACAGACGAAACGTCTATCATCTTTCAGGAACTCCAGGCTCTGCGCAGAAACCTGACTGCACTGAAGATCAGACAATAA